The window TGAGCCGTGATATGTGTGATTACAAAGCTTGTGAGACTTGCTTTTTAATACTCGTCATAGAAAGGTCGCAAAACTGAGAGGTAAATTATTCACGGAAGTTAAAAATCAAGTTTGCATTGCGGTTAGACACGATGTTTCCATGTCGCGGATTTGCAGTTGTGCACATACTAAGTTACAGTGCGATAAGTATTAGAATAGATATTCACATTTTGCAAATTACTGTAGAAGCTTTGTTGAAAAGGTTAAGGATTTCTATGCCAGAGGTCATTGCGAAGCATTCGAACTGCTTAAATCGAAACAAGAACGACTGAGGTGTGTAAAATGGTTAAAATGCAATAGTTTGAGCGGCATTTTCTTGGGAATCATCTTGAAAATTGGGAAAATTTGCGGGTAACTAACTTGCTGATTTTTATCGTTTTCATCTTGTGGATGGAAAAACTTGCGGATTAATAACGTCATGGAAACATTAAAAGTAGGAGGTTGGTCTCGCATTGGTGATATGTGACTATTGAAATCTGCTCACTTGATATGTCTAACCCATCATAATGTAAAACTAAGTTATGTGGGATATGAATTCCATCATGAGAGGTTATTACATATAACCTTTAAACGCTAGCGCAAATATGCATAGGCATTTTCATTACGCATAAGCTGACATTTAAGAAGCTCCGCGCTAAAACTGACTAAGCAACATTCTAGGGAATTTGAGTTACAAAATGTAACCCCAATTTTAGAAACGGGCAAgtttatttttcaacaattttttaaattagatATTCTTGCATCCATTAAGCACTGAATATAGAAAATTTGTCAGGGAGCTTAACTTGGCTACGTCTAGAATGATATTtacacatataaataaaatgttttacatactTCTAACTCTGGGGTCCTCGAGATAAAAAATGTACAGTAACAATATACTACCATTTGGTTATCCGTTGCAGTATGGATACCTCCACTTCCCTATGTAAAAGTCATTTCAAAGAATTCTGAATAAAGTTACGACATAAGCAAATAGTCTAAAAATTAGAATTGAGCCTAACGAAAAACATTAACCGAATTCAGTGCATGGCATAAATATGCAAAGATGCTTTTCTTAGAACTAAGAAGCTCCTGTTTCACATCCCACTAAATCTCGGTGAAACATCAATTGTATGATAGAAACATAATTAACCCTTCCGCTGCCAAAgatgcgttttctagggtcgAGTACCAcacgcatttttgcgactttcccagcaattgcgtagtaacttcattatattaattgttgacagcataacccacggtctttaggacttttatgataTTGACAACGTTGTCCGAAGatatctctataaaattagcctaaaataacgaagcaatttaaacttttgcttgagaactactaacctaaaaacgaacaatttttgtgtaagttttgctaAGTACcacgcgagtcagaaaacaggtaggccgaattacttatgttgatgacgttATAGCCAATTAGATTTacattttcgtgattatacagataaagtagcagcagtgactctgatagtggtgaaagtaatagttttgtaagagtaagggaacattgtggaggatcgtcttagcttcgtagcgatcgctTCAcgtagctttatcatcgcacaatgtatagatacatagaattttttgcatagcagtgttagttaaaatgttggcaaaataaaatatgttacaacaATTTTCTAGATAGTTTGaaactgaaaaaatattgtatacatatcatgaagcaatatcggcaatattcggtaaaatggctggcacttggcCGATAGCCGAATTTATACATGGTTGGCAATGAAAGGGTTACACCATTCTCTACTTATTAAGTAGTGAGGTTAGATTTGAGGAAGACAAAAATGTGAAGATTGATGTCTGTTTTCATATAATAAATAACCTTCACATACAAGTGTATATATCTAAACATAATTGAAACTAGCTAACTGCAAGCAATCATCAATGAGCCATGTCAAAACAGAGAATGTTAAAAGACAAAGTTCGTAGTTTTATGTACAAAACTGCATTCCTTACCAGCTTTAAAACTGAGCTACAGTACTACAGGTAAAGATCCGTTTTCCATAACAGTTTTACATCGACAATTGttaaaaattcctaaaactgTCAAATCAGACAGTTCTATTTTCCCATATGACCATAGATGTTCGTTAATTTTATATCTGTTGAGCCAAAACAAACTTATACAATTTCTAAATGTCATCTAGTTATACAGCGATTTTTAAGCAAACCGTTAATCAAATAATAAGTTCCAAAGGCAAAAATAAGCACTCCCTCCCCCTTGTGGCACAAGGGGGAGGGAGGGAGGCTCCTTGTTCTACAAGATGAATGCTGTAACGCTTCCattatcaatattttactgttgttttCATTGTTACAATGATAAAATTGCACTACATAATAATGGCCAGCGTCTTCCTTGCCTGGATCTGTCtgaaaaagatttttgttgttgtacCAGGTTGAACAGCAAATCTGTGGACAGTTGCTGTTCACCAGGCAGGACTTGAGAATGACGCCTTTATTCAAGAATTGCTGCCAAATTTGCAAAACTGGCTGCCAAGAAGATGcattgttcatttttaaatgcAAAAAGGAATACTGTTGAAGATCGATCATTTGTTTTACAGACAATAAAGTGCAAACAATCGAAGGAGATAAACTTGGCCTGATACAGAGTGACAACACCACACCACCTCAATGCAAAAAAACTAACCAGATTCAAGGAATGTAATTACCTCTGAGTTGTAGAAGTACTTGGCATTGAGAATTTGTCGATAGAGACGCGTTCTGTTCTCATCATCAAATGGCATAGTTCCGCTGAGCATGATGTAGCATATTACTCCGGCAGCCCACTCATCCACCAAGCAATTGTAAGGCTTCCTAGCCAGTATTTCAGGAGCTATATACTCTGGTGTTCCACAAGTTGTTTGCATATAATCATCTCCGGCACGGCGATACGCACTTAATCCAAAGTCTGTTATTAAGATCTTTGAGTCGTTTCCGGGATGATAGTACAAGAGGTTTTCTGGCTTAAGATCTCGATGGGTAATACCAAGACTGTGTAAGTACTTGAGTCCTTCCATAACCATAGATGTTACCCTAATAGCGTCTCGTTCTGTGAAACTACCTTTGGCAATAATTCGATCAAACAGTTCCCCGCCAGTCGCAAGCTCCATGACCATGTAGACTTTGTCTCTACTCTCAAAGACCTCAACAAGCTGAATGACGTAATGATGTCTTACTCGTCTAAGCACTGAAAGTTCGGCTTCGAATACGTCCTTTCCTTGGATGATGTCTATCATCTTTATGGCGTACGGCTGGCGAGTTGTTCGATTCTCAACACGTACAACTCTGCTAAAACTACCTCGTCCAATTAGAGCTTTTATGTCATATTTTGCTGTCACTCTAGGGTCAATCTTGACTCGATAATTTCTCCTATCTGTAGTGGTGCGAGTGTGATTGTCTGCATTTTTTGTTAGTTCTTCTTTCCGGTCGATTTTTAGTACATCATCAAAATCGTCTTTCAGTTCCttcgttttttcttttgttttagcattttcCGCTGTATAGACAGTTTCTGGTGGTGGGCAATCATCAGGATCTACTCCTGGCACTAACTTCGCGTTTAAACAGCCCATGTTTGATTACTGACGGTTACAGCTTCTGATGCACATTGTTTGGTACATAGGAAAAGGCCAAGTAGACTGAGTTAGGAGAATGACTGTAAAATTAGCTCCTGTTTTTGATTGACTCTGTTACTGTGAAAGCTAAGATGAAAGTCAAATGTTATTGATGGATAGACAGTTCCTGTATTCTCATTAACCCTTGTTCATGGTGTTTCCAAAACAATGTCTGTAGACAACACAATATTCACAACACTCGACACGTAACCTTGTCGATTAGTACGTACcattgaaataaaaaaggtaTGAGCTAGTAAATATCACCTTTTGTTTCTTCTTCAGCTACTTCACTAGTAATAATCCAATATAACGAGAGAGTTTATAAATTACGTGCTGCTGCTGAATATCATACCAGCATAAGAATTGAAAGGTCTCGTACACCTGCGAGCGACGATACTACTTGCGATAACTAGTACCGAGTTATAATACTAAATCGTGGGTAGAGATAACAATGCAGTGTGAGAACTCTGGTTGAACGAGCAATGACGAGCACCTGTTAATTTTACCGGCGATTTACACCCTATTGTTTTATATGCAATCGCGCGAATCAAACTAGTTTTACGTAAAAGTTAATGATATTTGTGTTAATAAcactatttaaattttaaaacacgtgttttttatttattataatttaaatagtttaattgtttttgtgtatgtaaaaaaaataatttaaagagtTTTAATATTCCGGGGCGTAGTTTAAGGTTAAATCCCATCTATCGTTCCGGAGCATAGCGGTTCTTTATGGAGAGGGCCGAATGCATAACATAAGAGTTGTCTTTTACCTGAAAGACAACTCGAAACACAATGTCTATGCACATAAAAAATTACCTCGTTGGTACACGTTACCTATGTTATGATTATTTATTGTACGACAGAATTATTTTATactttacattttgttttgatCCGCAAAATGCATTTTTACAAGAAGCAACAGTTTATCAGTTAGCAACACTTAAAGGATCTGTAACAGACTAGTTATGCAGTGTTGTCTTTGTTTAGAGAATTATTGTTTTCTCGTGGTTATTCTTTAACTTATAGCACATACATTTGTGCATAACTTTTACTAGGTTAAAGTTGTTTGTAAAcaagccaaaactagcttttaatgTCAAAATCAAGCTAAGTTTACGAGTTCTTTTTTTGGAATTGCATAGAATTACCCCACTCTAAAAATGCTGACAATAATGATGACAGCAGCTATTGTACAAAAATAGTCTCGAAAAGCTGACAAAAGTTTTGTTACTAAAGCAATGCTACTATAAAATGTAACTAATGATCTCTATAATAGATGTGCTAATGAATTCTAAAGAAAAGTCTGAGAAGGTTGTACACAGATCGGAACAATACCAACTTTCTCTTCAACTATTATATTTGCAACTATGTGAGGTAAGTGAAATTAAGGAAGGTCTAGACGTTGCCATTAAGATGTAGTGAATAAGAATTTAGAACAGAGGCAGGTCAATACAAACTCATGGCAGACGACTGCTTGTAATTGAGTTGATTAGAGATCTGCTATCATACATAAGTCACAATAATAATTTAAGTCACCTCGACCTTCTATAGAGAGGTAGGTAAAGTCACTAAAGTAGTGTCTATTGTGAAGTTGTCTTACATGACTAGAGTTGTCTTATTATTATGTATGACTagaagtaaatacatgtatacagttgctcaaacaaaaataaatattttaaaatctattcaacctaatatatctatattaagGTTGAAATTAATTGTTCAGGTTTACATGATACAAAATATGTCTATGATTGCGCGAAAACGCAATCCTTTATTAAAATAACATGTTGAGtttcatttatattttctttttatgtcATACTCTAACAGGTGATATTAAGGTATTATGAAGCAAAGAACTGTTTTGTGTTTAATAATTTCAAAACTTGGTCTACCACCTAGCTTTTATCATATTGTCCTAAATAAAGTTAGCCTGTGAGCCTAGCCTTTTAggtaaaatcaaataattagtAAGGATAAGCTGGACAACAACCTAAATCACCTGAAAAATTATGGCACACAATATATAAAGTGCACACAATATATTATGgcacacaatatatatataaataaatatatatttaatatcaaatattaaatataaatactcaAACTCTGGCTAACATATTTTGTAGTTATggaattataattataatataggATAATTTTAggttaaaaactattttaatgcAACAAAAACTTATCTACAAGGAATTCAAAAGGTAATCATGTATTACAGGAAAAAACACTGTTTGAGTTAGTCAATTGGCTACGGAATCTACTAGTATACCACCAATTACATTGCCCGGACGACATCCAaacttaaattgctctctgtaACTGGCCGTGTCTCCAGTTGTCAAGGTACCCTTTTCACCCCACTAAAACATGTCGAAGTTGAAACTTTCACCGATTTGGGAAGCTGTCTGTGAAACCCCACCTATGAGATAATTTTTCCCAATTGCTGCCTGTAATGTTACTTGACTTACATTTGCtgtcggagttgtcttctttaacAAGAGAACAACTCAAAGCCCAGATGCCCTTCTCAACAATCCCACTTATCACTAACCTGCTGCTTGTCAGTCTAGTGTATTTACCTTTTCATCAAAACTTATCTTTCTATTTGTAACCgctacatgtacataaaggTCATCAATAATCGTACAAAATGTCTTTGTACGCGTTACACGTACAAAGACATTTTGTACGATTattgaaaatttacttttaatcaacatatagagcatttaccattctaactttaatcaacatatagagcatttaccattctaactttaatcaacatatagagcatttaccattctaactttaatcaacatatagagcatttaccattctaactttaatcaacatatagagcatttaccattctaactttaatcaacatatagagcatttaccattctaactttaatcaacatatagagcatttaccattctaactttaatcaacatatagagcatttaccattctaactttaatcaacatatagagcatttaccattctaactttaatcaacatatagagcatttaccattctaactttaatcaacatatagagcatttaccattctaacttttaaatgaaggtgtttgtttatttttgggTATTGTGCTATttttgtttactgtgtttatttctgtgcaaATCGTACTGTACTGGCTGCAGTGCCATttacagatctatactgattgcaggAGTATTGTTGGCAATGGGTTTAAGCATTTTCCTTCAAGTATGagcatgcatttttcttttggTGTGGCTTTACGTAtaacgctagctgcagtgtttaaggtaaagccatgaaagattgacATGTGTTTCAACTATGTGCCCAATTTATTTCATAGTATAGCTAGTTGGACAGTGTAGTATATTGGATAAACGaatgtctgcagaactggaggctgtgagttcaaatcctgttcgCAGTGgatttctcattcttaaaactttatcgctataactggaccgACGGATGAaccaacagacaaacattgagacatatatatatatatatagtatatatataatatatatataatagtattgaTCATATGGGTATGCATTATTCATTAACCATGTCTTGGGGATTTGTTTTCTCTATGCTCTGATAACTCTTCGTTAAATTTGTGACATGTTTCCACACTGATCAATGTTTTTATACTGGTACTATAGTATGACAGGTGCCAGATATAATCACCTTGTGATTTTctatctatttttaaattgtgaCATAAAAGAACAAAATTCAATCTCTATTTGCTGTTTTGCCCGTTGCTGCTTTAGCTATATCCAGCCTCAACCCAAATATGTATACGAGATTGACTTTTTTATTTGTATAGTAACAGTTGTTTAAACAAATGGTTGACTAAGACAATTCAGCAGGTGTGCACTCATAGCTGTCATGATGTGTACTGATGGTAGTATCTACAAATCTATGTCTATTTATTGCATTTCTATACTTCCAGACAGTTGAATGTTTGGACAATATGTAGTCTTGGTATTTTCTCACTAAAACAATCTTGTTTTATCTGACGGAGTCATGCTTAATGAGTGGCTGAAGATATTCAGTTAAAACTCTATCTAGCAAGACCTTAAAACACCCCTGGTTAGTCGTTGCATGGACCAAGAAAGGCAACACCGATACCTGTGAGAAAGGTCACCAGAGGTCACCAGAGCAAAGATCGCTACACGAGTGAGAAATTACAAAGCAAATGTAAAGGTTGGATGATATTTCTGCCATCGTTAAGGGCCTTTTTAGAGTTCCCACCTTAACCTGACCTTGCTCACTatatgtcaaactatttatatgatttaaatggctaactgttgcatttttttgttttattattgttgtacgGCATAATTTGTAAagcatttttattcaaaatgaaattattgcctaTTAAGTAATATATTCACCAATTTCAGTTGTAAATAGTCAATGCGTTATCGCATCGTCAACGAATACAACTATTGTATTGTTGGTAAGGAAATATGAATCCAAATGTGGAACCTTAATCAATACATTATGACTGTAGAATATATATAACCTTCATGCGCTTTCTTACTGCTTATAATAAATGTCAAAATTTAGGCAAAGTGCAAAACTTCTAAAAAAAGTCACAAAATATTAAGCTTTAAAACAGGGCTTATTCCTATAACCTTGTATCCCTCATGCCCCATAGCACGGGCATTCAATGGGAAGATAACTTCTACCAAATAGTAGCAATTAGTAAAAAGCCCCGGGTTAGCCAATATTTTAATCAGATGCTTGCAGATTGGTTtgtaagaggctggttctcagaaacCAGACGGAGTTTTAAAACCAATTATTTTTGACAACCTGGCGGAAGGCACGGAGCAGGTGAAATTTGGATAAAATCGGCCAAAAATGTAAAAGCATATTGCGCttacgcagactaacagacaaacGCAATGAGAAAGtggtatttattaatatagattacATTTAGGTTCTAAAGCACGCCatagaataaaatgtttttttatataggtacaaAGATGTGACTACTTACAATCTCTCGTTCACTTGCAATGTTGGAGCTACAAAGTGCATAGGTAGTTGTTACTAGCTCCTACCAGCGTGTTAGCTAGAACATTCTGTTACGAAAACCTCTTGTAATCTTGTGAATGCTCAATGCTTAGTCTCAGGTTTTTACAAGACGGAATTATGGATATCAACTTGACTGTGTATCTAATGGTTTTAATCGCTTTAGTAGCAATTAAAACAATTACATAGCCGATACACAGCAGGATTTTTTGTCTAAATCAAAGTTATTTCAGATCTTGCTTCAACTCAAAACGAAGGCATTTTTACACAAATGTGTAATTTGTCTGATTTTTCTAGCGAAAGAAATCCAAAAAACTTGGTGAGATGTGTTAACTAGAGAGTTCACTGGTGAGTCAAGATCAACTAGACTCCTTGAGTCAACTCATTGATTCAATTCTTTGAATCAACTCATTGATTCAATTCATTGAGTCAACTCATTGATTCAATTCATTGAGTCAACTCAATGAGTGAACTAAATGAGTCAACTTATTGGGTGAATTTGATGTTATATAATTAACAAAATCAGCATTCTTCTACCTCAGAATCATTTAACcttttcaacagataagtacCAACTAATGCTatgtacattatattgtaaagcAGTCACAACTATTGACAAACGGCCTTCAACCAGTCAATAAGGACACAATACCCAAATATCAGTTCAGCTAGTGTTACGAGTGACACCAGAGTCTTCAGCAGTTTCACCATAAATGCGTGTGAAGGTTTGGCAGATAGGTTGGAGTTGAAATATAAAAGGTTAGAGCCATAAAACAGAtttatactagtactagtactagtagatTTAAACACGTGTTATAACAAACGTCATTTCAGTCTGACTAATCTTTGGTAAACTTATTCAACTTTGTAATAAACTCATTCAAATTAATGAACAAGCTCAGATGTTGTAGATCTGATGGAGTGGTGGCGGGCATACAAATACTATAGTATGAGCCAAGTAAAAATCTGGCTGAAGTTCTACCTACATAAGTTTTGAGTTCTGTCACCGCCTGTAAATAGGTGGGACCTTTTAAcaattagtattataaaattatatacttGAATGTGAAAGTTTGGAATTACAATTCAAAATCATAAAACATTTTGcgaaaaaagatgaaaaaaaacactttgtctctatttaaaattttttagcgTCTAATTAACTTCATCAGAGCAAAAACCAATTCATGGAAAAATGATAACGACGTGCCTATGAATGCTTGATCTTCCAATTACCTTATAATTTTATTCTTCAGCTGTAGATCTAGCAATGAATCTAAGGTTGCTGTCTGATTTATGTTACCAGGCCTTCATTTTTAGTTTGTGATAGGTGCTAAACCAGTTTTTTATACTTTTGAAACTGTTTGAATCACAGTTCTAAACCTAAAGTTACGATTTAGTGAAAAGTTATGTTACAACGAAAATAGAAATTATAAGTTTAAGATTAACAACAAAGTGCagattaaaacaataataatttaaattttaagttgtttaatttaacatataactgTTATGATCTAAGTTTATTTCAGTTTAGGCTTTTACTGTTTTTCCATTTGCTGCTATGTGATTATCACTGCACAGTTAGTAAGCTCATACTGTGACAGTCTAGCAGGTGCCTTGTTGTGATTAGTAAGCACATGGAGTGACATGCTAGCAGGTGCTTTGTCACTAAGTAGTGTCTATTGTGAAGTTGTCTCACATGACTAGAGTTGTCTTATTATTATGTATGACTAGAAGTAAATATACAGTTgctcaaacaaaaataaatattttaaaatctattcaacctaatatatctatattaaatttgaaattatttgtttAGTGTGAGTAATGGTTCACATGTTACAAAATACACATGTGCATGAATGTTCGAAAACGCAATcctttattaaaataatatgttgaGTTCCGTTTATATTTGCTTTTTATGTCATACTCTAGCAGGTGATACTAAGGTCTGATGAAGCAAAGACCTGTTCTGTGTTTAATACTTTCAGAACATGGTTAAACACCTAGGTTTTATCATATTGTCCTAAATAAAGTTAGCCTGTGAGCCTAGCCTTTTAggtaaaatcaaataattagtAAGGATAGGCTGGACAACATTTTGAATCACCTGAAAAAGTATGGCACACAATATATAAAGTGCTCAAATACTAAATATATGTACTCAAACTCTGGCTAATACATTTTTTAGTTACGGgattataactataattatagttataatatagGATTATTTTAggttaaaaactattttaatgcAACAAAAACTTATTCACAAGGAATTCATAAGGTAATCATGTATGACAGGAAAAAACACTGTTTGAGCTATTCAATTGGCTACGGAATCTCTAGTATACCACCAATTACATTGCCCGAACGACATCCAaacttaaattgctctctgtaACTGGTCGTGTCTCCAGTTGTCAAGGTTCCCTTTTCACCACACTAAAACATGTCGAAGTTGAGACTTTCACCATTTGATTTAACATATAACTGTTATGATCTAAGTTTATTTCAGTTTAGGCTTTTACTGTTTTTCCATTTGTAGCTATGTGATTATCGCTGCACAGTTAGTAAGCTCATACTGTGACAGGCTAGCAGGTGCCCTGTTGTGGTTAGTAAGCACATGGAGTGACAAGCTAGCATTTGCCTTGTTGTGATTAGTAAGCACATGGAGTGACATGCTAGCAGGTGCTTTACTGTAGTTAATAAGCAGATAGAGTGACAGACTAGCAGGTGCCCTGTTGTGGTTAGTAAGCACATGGAATGACAGGTTAGCAGGTGCTTTGTTGTAGTTAGTAATCACAGAATGATAGGCTAACAGGTGCCTTGTTATGGTTCGTAAGCAGATAGAGTGACAGACTAGCAGGTGCCCCATTGTAGTTAGTAAGCACATGGAGTGACAGGCTAGAAAGTGGTTTACTGTGGTTAGTAAGCACACGGAGTGACAGGCTAGCAGGTTTCTTGTTGGGGTTCGTATACACAGAGTGATAGGCTAGCAGGTGCTTTGTTGTGGTTAGTAATCTCATGGAGTGACTGGTGAGCAGCAGGTGCCTTGTTGTGGGTGCAACAGATAAAGCACTTATCAGAGTGTAATCAAAGTGTTTGTATATCGCTCTGCAATTGAACACTATTTTATAACTGAGAAGTATTCTTTTGACTTACGTATCATCAATAGTTTATGGCATTAATGCTGCCATAAAATTGATATGATCTCATAATAAACTGCTAGCCTTTAGTGCTGCTAGTAATAACCAGTATACACAGCAAAACTAGCGTAAGGAACTATTAACTCCCACTCTTTTTACTTTGTTGCCGCAGAcctaattatttgaatttttttgtttatccGTTGCCTAGCAACATTGAGAACTAAACATTCCTGACTGTGACAGTCAATTTATTGCATATCTCTTGTATTAACAAAGATACATCTAAAGCATGCGGTTTTGTGAGCTGTTCCCTATGAATGGGTAACCAAACGCAATAAAATCCCTGTGGTATATCTTTTCAATTTGGTGTATAGTTTGCTGAGAAATGGATTTCAGATAAGGACGAATATCGTAGACAGTAGATCTGTGAACTGGACACGTACGGAAGGCATCCATAAGATCCTTATATCCTGATCGCGGCTCTTCAGTTATGAACAGTGCTTGCAGCTCTGAGTCAATATTCTCTAATTGCAC of the Watersipora subatra chromosome 4, tzWatSuba1.1, whole genome shotgun sequence genome contains:
- the LOC137394886 gene encoding serine/threonine-protein kinase H1 homolog; amino-acid sequence: MGCLNAKLVPGVDPDDCPPPETVYTAENAKTKEKTKELKDDFDDVLKIDRKEELTKNADNHTRTTTDRRNYRVKIDPRVTAKYDIKALIGRGSFSRVVRVENRTTRQPYAIKMIDIIQGKDVFEAELSVLRRVRHHYVIQLVEVFESRDKVYMVMELATGGELFDRIIAKGSFTERDAIRVTSMVMEGLKYLHSLGITHRDLKPENLLYYHPGNDSKILITDFGLSAYRRAGDDYMQTTCGTPEYIAPEILARKPYNCLVDEWAAGVICYIMLSGTMPFDDENRTRLYRQILNAKYFYNSESWKDISSLAKDFIDKLLVLDANERMTAAQALTHSWLTSNIAGSSNINLHRTISHNLIHRQQSTRANSTKSNKSNRSSKSNRSNRSLRSEHRRVLPEEIEQLHRDPEFVAELTSISSNTGDTHSTHEGSSSR